The Trichocoleus sp. FACHB-46 genomic interval ATAACGCTTCTGCTCTGGTGAGCTACGGCTAAAGAATCCAGTATTAGTTGTTATAGAAGAAGTTGATAAAATGAATATGAAGGAGAACAAAGAAATGCACACTCCTCTTCGATAATTCTGGGAAGGGGGTAAATTCTTTTCATACTGTTGATGTACAGTTTAGTTAAATTGATTTGATTTAATCACAACGAATTTACATTGCTTTAAATATCTCCAGCGAGAGTGGGAGACTGTTTGTGGTCGAAGGCTTAGTTTTAGAAACGGAAAAACTTTGGCCGTTAAGGTTGAAAATTTTATAAGTTAGAGCTTCTCACGATCCCATGCCCTGATTTTTAGCTGGCGAGGATGTGTCATTGGCTTTTAGAACCCATTGCCGAGAATGCCCCCAAATGGCAATATTCATCAACAATCTAAGCTTGATGCAAAAGAGTCACAAAAATGCTTGTATCCCTGACTGCATAGATATTCTAGCAAATCTAAAACTGTAGTGCTCTAGGCTAGATACCCCGAATGAGTTCGGCCTAATTAAGAGTTCGAGGTTATCTGCGGTGGGTGATTGGGAACGTTGGCCAGCAGTTCTTGAGTAAAGCATTCAACCAAACAACAATAGTGGAGCAAAGTTGTATTGTTTCCAGTGAATTTTCTTCCCCAATCAACTGAACGGCTGGTTCTGCGTCGGTTTACAGATCTTGATCTAGATAGATTTTTTTCCTACCGCCAAGATTCTCAAGTCGCTCAATTCCAAAGTTGGTCGATGTTACCTTATCGTGAAGCGCAATCCTTCATTGAGGAAATGCAAATAGCAGCGATGGGGATACCAGGTGAATGGTTTCAAATTGCGATCGCCCACAAGCAATCCAACTTGCTCCTGGGTGACATTGGAATGCAGATTTACACTGAGAATCCGGCAATCGTAGAAATTGGATTTACTTTGGCTCGTGAAGAGCAAGGTAAAGGATATGCACAAGAAGCTGTTCAAGCTCTGGTTTGTTCAATATTTGAACTTGGATACATCAACCAGATCGTCGGAATAACTGATATGCGAAATGAACCGTCTATTAATTTGCTGAGGCGCTTGGGAATGAATTTAGTGCAATCAGATGAGGTGGAGTTCAAGGGTGAATTGTGTATTGAGCAAACATTCGAGTTGAGAAGAGAGAATTGGTTATTGCACAAAGCAGGCTAACCCTATGTTAGAGGGGATGGAGTCAAGCTCTTTGTACGGAATTCAAGGTTACTTACCACGGCTCAACTTGGTCGTTAGCCTGCTGTCCGCTACATTGTTTCAGCAGAAGAACTTATACTCCTCAACATGACTGAGCACAGCGCCTGGCGAATTTCATTAGCTCACGAAATTGCTCCTGCTTTCACGGCTAATCCTAAAGTTGCAGCGTGTTTTGTATTTGGCTCGGCAGCGTTAGGGATTGCAGACCAGTATTCTGATCTTGAACTAGGATTCATCTGGTCACAATTGCCGTCTGTCGAAGAATTACAAGCCACAGCGCAAAATGTTGGTGTCACAGGATGGGAAATTGAGCCGTATGGAGAAGCAA includes:
- a CDS encoding GNAT family N-acetyltransferase produces the protein MNFLPQSTERLVLRRFTDLDLDRFFSYRQDSQVAQFQSWSMLPYREAQSFIEEMQIAAMGIPGEWFQIAIAHKQSNLLLGDIGMQIYTENPAIVEIGFTLAREEQGKGYAQEAVQALVCSIFELGYINQIVGITDMRNEPSINLLRRLGMNLVQSDEVEFKGELCIEQTFELRRENWLLHKAG